The Papaver somniferum cultivar HN1 chromosome 3, ASM357369v1, whole genome shotgun sequence genome includes a region encoding these proteins:
- the LOC113360395 gene encoding uncharacterized protein LOC113360395: MTNGSLVDVSHSLTGRAGRKRIEIDPTVISSIPLRLRTNIRVMESAANMSKSTIHKRIKEGAIRPHSKALKPALIDDNKKARVLFSLSMLEDYCFANKPIFKSMYNYVHIDEKWFYMTKESQKYYLLPKEDEPLRSCKSKRFITKVMFLAVVARPRYDSANNEEFSGKIGIFSFTFQESAQRNSKNRTAGTMETKAILSVTKDVICSCLINKVFPAIRSKWPRSSNMEPIFIQQDNARPHINPNDQEFLEDASKDGFDIRLSSNHQTVQILMF; this comes from the coding sequence ATGACCAATGGCTCTTTGGTTGATGTATCTCATAGCCTAACTGGACGAGCTGGCCGTAAACGAATTGAAATTGATCCAACCGTGATATCTTCGATACCTTTACGACTGCGCACAAACATTCGAGTAATGGAAAGTGCGGCGAATATGTCTAAGTCAACGATTCATAAAAGAATCAAAGAAGGTGCCATACGACCACACTCAAAAGCCTTGAAGCCAGCGTTAATCGATGACAATAAAAAGGCAAGGGTTCTATTTTCTCTATCAATGCTCGAAGATTATTGTTTTGCTAATAAACCTATTTTCAAAAGCATGTATAATTACGTTCATATTGATGAAAAGTGGTTCTATATGACCAAGGAGTCGCAAAAGTATTATCTTCTCCCAAAAGAAGATGAACCTTTGCGCAGTTGTAAGAGTAAACGTTTTATTACCAAGGTCATGTTTTTAGCAGTGGTTGCTCGTCCTAGGTATGATTCTGCTAACAATGAAGAATTTTCTGGAAAGATAGGAATTTTTTCTTTCACTTTCCAAGAGTCTGCACAACGCAATAGTAAGAATCGTACTGCTGGTACTATGGAAACAAAAGCAATTTTGTCTGTTACCAAAGATGTCATTTGTTCGTGTCTGATTAACAAGGTTTTTCCAGCAATCCGAAGCAAATGGCCACGCAGTAGCAACATGGAGCCTATATTTATTCAACAGGACAATGCCAGACCACACATAAACCCAAATGATCAAGAGTTTCTTGAAGATGCTTCCAAAGATGGATTCGATATCCGCTTGTCTTCCAACCACCAAACAGTCCAGATTTTAATGTTTTAG
- the LOC113358186 gene encoding dnaJ protein ERDJ3B-like, translating to MANRRSSSLLYFLCILCYAVCSLAGKSYYDILQVSKGATDDQIKRAYRKLALKYHPDKNQGNEEANKKFAEINNVYEVLSDREKRSIYDRYGEEGLKQQAGNGGRGGGMNMQDIFSSFFGGGGQEEEEDKVLKGDDVIVDLDANLEDLYMGGTLKVWREKNILKPAPGKRRCNCRNEVYHKQIGPGMFQQMTEQVCEQCANVKYEREGYFVTVDIEKGMEDGHELVFYEDGEPIIDGEAGDLKFRIKTAPHDRFRREGNNLHTTVTITLVQALAGFEKTVKHLDDHLVDISSKGVTKPKEVKKFKGEGMPVHFSTKKGDLFVTFEVIFPTSLTEDQKTKIKDILG from the exons ATGGCGAATCGTAGATCGTCGTCATTGTTGTATTTTCTGTGTATTTTGTGTTATGCAGTTTGTTCACTTGCAGG GAAAAGCTATTACGATATATTACAAGTATCCAAAGGAGCTACTGATGATCAAATTAAAAGAGCATATAGAAAATTAGCTTTGAAATATCATCCtgataagaatcaaggaaatgaaGAAGCTAATAAAAAATTTGCTGAGATTAATAATG TATATGAAGTGTTATCGGATCGTGAGAAGAGAAGTATTTACGATAGGTATGGTGAAGAAGGACTTAAACAACAGGCTGGTAATGGTGGTAGAGGTGGTGGGATGAATATGCAAGATATCTTTAGCTC CttctttggtggtggtggtcaagaagaagaggaagataagGTTTTGAAAGGAGATGATGTCATTGTTGATCTAGATGCCAATTTAGAAGATTTATATATGGGAGGTACATTGAAG GTTTggagagagaaaaatattttgaagccGGCTCCCGGAAAGAGGCGATGTAACTGCCGAAATGAGGTGTATCACAAGCAAATTGGCCCTGGAATGTTCCAGCAGATGACAGAACAG GTCTGTGAGCAATGTGCGAACGTAAAGTATGAAAGGGAGGGGTATTTTGTTACTGTTGATATTGAAAAAGGCATGGAGGATGGGCAT GAATTGGTATTCTATGAGGATGGTGAGCCCATAATAGACGGAGAAGCCGGAGATTTGAAG TTTCGAATAAAAACTGCACCTCATGATCGTTTCAGAAGGGAAGGAAATAACCTGCACACAACTGTTACCATAACCCTg GTCCAAGCTCTTGCAGGCTTTGAAAAGACGGTCAAACATCTTGATGACCATTTAGTGGATATCAGCTCAAAG GGAGTTACTAAACCCAAGGAGGTAAAGAAGTTCAAAGGAGAAGGGATGCCTGTTCATTTTAGCACAAAGAAAGGAGATTTATTTGTTACCTTCGAAGTTATATTCCCTACTTCACTAACAGAAGATCAGAAGACCAAGATCAAGGATATTCTCGGTTAG
- the LOC113361939 gene encoding zinc finger matrin-type protein 2-like, translated as MSQSVAGVDNTFRKKFDREEYEERARERERQEEEDSRKSKFKGPPVQRQPLKRRDYEVDLDSRLGKTQVVTPIAPLSQQAGYFCSVCKCVVKDSANYLDHINGKKHQRALGMSMRVERASLQQVQERFEALKKRKVEGVFTEQDLDERILKQQQEEEERKRQRREKKKEKKKEKSKEEESEEVDPDVAALMGFGGFGSSKKSA; from the exons ATGTCCCAGAGC GTGGCTGGAGTTGATAATACATTCAGAAAGAAATTTGATCGGGAAGAGTATGAAGAACGAGCTCGCGAACGAGAAAGACAG GAGGAGGAGGATAGTCGGAAATCTAAAT TTAAAGGACCTCCGGTGCAAAGACAACCATTGAAACGCAGAGATTATGAAGTCGATCTCGACTCTAGATTGGGGAAAACTCAG GTGGTTACTCCAATAGCACCTCTAAGTCAGCAG GCTGGATACTTCTGCTCAGTTTGTAAATGTGTTGTAAAAGATTCCGCGAATTACTTGGACCACATAAATGGGAAAAAGC ATCAAAGAGCTCTGGGTATGTCAATGCGAGTAGAAAGGGCATCTCTTCAACAG GTTCAAGAAAGGTTCGAAGCTCTGAAGAAACGTAAAGTTGAAGGAGTCTTTACAGAGCAAG ACCTAGATGAGCGGATCCTTAAGCAGCAACAAGAAGAGGAAGAGCGCAAGCGCCAGCggcgagaaaaaaaaaaagagaagaag AAAGAGAAGTCTAAAGAGGAAGAGTCCGAGGAAGTAGACCCTGATGTTGCAGCGTTGATGGGATTTGGAGGTTTTGGTTCATCTAAAAAAAGTGCttga